The Bacillota bacterium DNA segment GCCACCCGGCCGCTGCTCCGGTATTCGGTGGGACGCCCGAGGTCAGAGAGCACGTGTACGGTCCGGCAGCCGGCGCTGCCGGCAATCTGCTCCAGCACTCTCCGGGGCGTCCAGGTGGGCGAACAAAGCAGTGCCGCCAGGGGGGCAACACTGAACTGCTGCAAGACAGCCGGGACGCTTTCCGCGGGGAGTCCGTGCAGGCTGAAGATACGGGCCTTTTCCCAGGGCACGGCCAGCCGGGCGAACGCCACCTGCACCGCGCTGATTCCCGGCACGATTTGGACTCTCTCCCGCCCCAGCAGATGGGTCACCGGCCGGGCCAAGCTATGGAGCCCCGGATCTCCGGTGACCAGCAGCACCACTTTGTGGGTGTCAAGCTTGGGGCTGATCAGCTCGACCACCTGCAAGGCGTCGGCTCCCGCCACCACCCGTTCTGCTTTCGCCCCCGGGAAGAGGTCAAGCAGAAACCGGGGACCGCACAAGAACTCCGCCTCTTGAACGGCCAGGTCCGTCTGCGCGGTCAGGTATTCTTGCCCGCCCGGCCCGCAGCCCACGATGGTCAGCTTTCCGCGCACCGGAATCATCGGGCCTCACCAACGATATTTCCGTCCAGGTCACAGAGATGAACCGACACCTCCACTTCCCCTTTCAGGCGCTCCCGCACCAGTTGCCTGATCCGCCCGGCCAGCATCACGGGCAGATGGGCGTGGCCGCTCCGGATAACGGCCCGCTGAACGGCCTCCACGGTCGGGAGCGTCTTTAATTCCTGCACAAAAGCCCCGGACAGGCCGAAATCTGCAAAAAGTTCTACCACGACAGCGTTCGCCGCCGGCGCATAGGTGCTGTGTGTCTGCCAATGCCCGTTTAAAACCTTGGCCAGCTTCCCCGCGTGGCCCACCAGGCTGACCATGGCAAAACGGCGTGCGTGCACCTCGTCCAGCATAAACCCAAGAAAGTCGCCAATCTCCACTATCTGGGCCTCAGCGGGCGGCGGCTGCAAACGGCGCGCCGCGCGGTGCCCGATATTGCCCGGCACCAGGCACACCGTTCGGTAACCGGCCGCCCGGACGATATCCAGGAGCGGCGGCAAGGAACGGCGCAACGCCTCCAGGCTGCGAGGTTCGACATAACCGGTGGTCCCCAGTATGGAGATCCCGCCGGCAATGCCCAACCGCCCGTTGAAAGTGCGGCGGGCCAGTTCCGCCCCGCGCGGTACCGAAATCGTAACCTTCCAACCCGCCCCTTCGGGGACCAAGTCGGCCAGCGCCGCAGAGATCATTGTCCGCGGCACGGGGTTGATTGCCGCCTCCCCCACCGGTATCGCCAAGCCCGGCAGAGTAACCCGGCCCACACCGTCGCCCCCATCCAGGCTGACCCCCGAAGTGGCCGTGTATTCCACGCAGGCGTGGATGGCCGCACCGTCGGTTACGTCCGGGTCATCCCCCGCGTCTTTGACTACATAGCAGCGAGCCGCCACCTCCCTCCGGCAGAATCCCTGCACCGGCAGGACAACCTCATCTCCAGCCGGAAGCCGGATGGTAACCTGATCCGGGCAACGCCCGTGCACGAGCCAGAGGGCCGCCCCCCTGGCCGCTGCAGCAGCACAGGTCCCGGTGGTGTGACCGCGTCGCAAGAGCTGCGCCTTCAACGGGGCAACCGGTTTTAATGTCTCCTTGGCCACCCTAACACCACCCCTACAGTTCTTCCGGGATCACTTCCACAAATTCCCCCTGGCCGGGCGGAACCGGGTAGTTCGCCCGGTCCGGCACCTCGATCTCCCGAACGTCCGGGAAACCCAAGGATTCCTCCACGCGTCGCGCCAGGATCTCGGCCAGTACGCCATCGTAGCCGAGGTGCTTTCCGTAGACGATCCGCGTCCGGGGATGATCGGCCGCCAGTCTTTGCAGTACCTCCGGGATATCCACCAGGATGTGTAATCCGGAGTGCAGAAAATAGGGAATCACCACTATCTTGGTGGCACCCTCCGCCACACAGGCCTCCAGAGTCTCGGGCAGGTGCGGCCCCAGCCGGGACAGGAAACAAACTTTGACCAGGGATACCCCGGTGATCTCACGCAATCGCACGGCCAGCTCGTCCATTTCCCTGGCTGCTCCCGCCACACGGCTGCCGTGACCCAGTAAGACGATCGCCAGCATCAACATTACTCCTTCGTCGGGGAAGACCCTACTCCCCCGAAATAGGATCTTGGGTAATATTTCATCCGCATGAGCGACGAGGAATCGTCGTGAGCAACTACCCTGTAAATAGCCTCTTGCTGTTTAAATCCTTCCGAATGGCGCCGCAGGCCGCAGTGTCCACTCCGAAAATCCCCTCTCCCTCTGGGAGACACCTTATACCGGTCGTGGAGCACCTTGACCAACGGCGGTGTCTGCCCTGAAAATCCCCTCTCCCTCTGGGAGAGGGTCAGGGTGAGGGGTATTTTCATCCTTCTGCTGGCGCCGCGCGCGGCATGGTTGTCTAAAGTCATCCAGATTGGGCCTTTTCGGCACCAAGGACGGCCAAGGCGTGCAAGGCCGCCACCGCCAGGCTGCTCCCCCCGCGCCGGCCCGCCACACAAATCCAAGGCACGTCCAGTTCCATGAGTTCCTCTTTGCTCTCCTCCACGTGCACAAATCCTACCGGCATTCCTACGACCAAAGCCGGGCGCACCTCGCCCTCACGGATCATCCGGTTCAACTCTAACAGAGCTACCGGGGAGTTGCCGATCAGAGCGATCCCCCCGTCCAGGAACGGGCGGGCCTGCCGCACCGCAAACAGGGAGCGGGGCAGCCCCGCCGCGCGTGCTTGCTCCGCCGCGTTTCCGTCGGCCACCAGGCAGCGGATGTCGCCTGGGCTATAACCGGCACAGATGCGGCGCAACCAAGACATGGAGAGTCCGGCACGAATCATATTCGCGTCCGCGTAAATGGGTGCGCCCCGCTGCAGAGCCTTAATCCCCGTTTCAACGGCGCCCCGACTGAAACGCACGCTGTTCACCAGCCCAAAGTCGGCTGTGGCGTGGATCAGTCGTCGCACCACGGCCCACTCTTCCGCCCGCAAGGTGTGTTCCGGCACTTGAGCCTCAATCCGGCGAAAGGACTCGGCCTCGATTTCGTCGCCCCGCATCGGCCGCCGGTACAGGGCATAGATCCGGGAAGGCGCACCGGCAGTATTGGTGATCGGTGGTCGGTCGTCGGTGGTCGGTGGTCGGTGGTCGGTCGTCGGTGAAGGGTACAGGGCTTTTACCCGGGGAGGCGCACCGGCCGATGTTGCCTCACCAACATCCCTGCCAGCGCAAGTACATCCCGGTCTAACCGCCGGGCGAGGAGCCGTACCGGCTGGTGTCGCCTCTTCGGCCTCCCCGCCGGCCTCAAGGGCGCTCCCGCGGCCGTTCCGGCACCGGAAACTCCGCTCCAAGGCATCCACAAGTTCATCCCGGGTAAGCGGGGGCATACCCTCCACGGCCAGACCACGGCAACAGACTTCCGTAAAGACGTCCAGCACCCACGGCCGGGCCAGACCGGCTGAGTTCACCAGTCGGTTGTCTCGGAAAACAGCAGGTGGCGGGCCCTCCCCGACCAGCCGTCCCCCGGTCAATATCAGGCACCAATCGGCCAGGGTCC contains these protein-coding regions:
- the cbiD gene encoding cobalt-precorrin-5B (C(1))-methyltransferase CbiD; translated protein: MAKETLKPVAPLKAQLLRRGHTTGTCAAAAARGAALWLVHGRCPDQVTIRLPAGDEVVLPVQGFCRREVAARCYVVKDAGDDPDVTDGAAIHACVEYTATSGVSLDGGDGVGRVTLPGLAIPVGEAAINPVPRTMISAALADLVPEGAGWKVTISVPRGAELARRTFNGRLGIAGGISILGTTGYVEPRSLEALRRSLPPLLDIVRAAGYRTVCLVPGNIGHRAARRLQPPPAEAQIVEIGDFLGFMLDEVHARRFAMVSLVGHAGKLAKVLNGHWQTHSTYAPAANAVVVELFADFGLSGAFVQELKTLPTVEAVQRAVIRSGHAHLPVMLAGRIRQLVRERLKGEVEVSVHLCDLDGNIVGEAR
- a CDS encoding precorrin-8X methylmutase encodes the protein MNDTVFELRELHYSYGDGTTGLRGITASLRRGRSIAVLGANGAGKTTLFMHLVGVHRPTAGTVTFQDRPLSYDHRALKALRREVGMVFQDPDAQLFSAGVYQDVSFGPLNLGLPEKEVRRRVDRVLAAVGLTEFAGRPTHALSHGEKKRVALAGVLAMEPKVLVCDEPTAGLDPQGATQMAGLLRQLRDDGTTVIFSTHDVDLAWTLADWCLILTGGRLVGEGPPPAVFRDNRLVNSAGLARPWVLDVFTEVCCRGLAVEGMPPLTRDELVDALERSFRCRNGRGSALEAGGEAEEATPAGTAPRPAVRPGCTCAGRDVGEATSAGAPPRVKALYPSPTTDHRPPTTDDRPPITNTAGAPSRIYALYRRPMRGDEIEAESFRRIEAQVPEHTLRAEEWAVVRRLIHATADFGLVNSVRFSRGAVETGIKALQRGAPIYADANMIRAGLSMSWLRRICAGYSPGDIRCLVADGNAAEQARAAGLPRSLFAVRQARPFLDGGIALIGNSPVALLELNRMIREGEVRPALVVGMPVGFVHVEESKEELMELDVPWICVAGRRGGSSLAVAALHALAVLGAEKAQSG
- a CDS encoding CbiX/SirB N-terminal domain-containing protein; amino-acid sequence: MLAIVLLGHGSRVAGAAREMDELAVRLREITGVSLVKVCFLSRLGPHLPETLEACVAEGATKIVVIPYFLHSGLHILVDIPEVLQRLAADHPRTRIVYGKHLGYDGVLAEILARRVEESLGFPDVREIEVPDRANYPVPPGQGEFVEVIPEEL